One genomic region from Entelurus aequoreus isolate RoL-2023_Sb linkage group LG14, RoL_Eaeq_v1.1, whole genome shotgun sequence encodes:
- the si:ch211-214p13.9 gene encoding cell surface glycoprotein CD200 receptor 1 isoform X2: protein MKEPIWVFAAIFFLVCESWTRDTVISSFNVGSEVKLNCSDKSWREMIYVIWNLELLHKQCKIASTVDGQPENTCNDGKTLRNTSQAQQYLHIPHFSSDDVGLYKCELAFNGGSKTCNISVSITVPPRMSSWLEWRADNTMAAVCKAEGGKPAAKITWSHAGNLSSVEKQQSFDGFFSVESHLEFPEGVENVENVTCIISHPFWQSKKTLLPKHPKGLPYNVMFILIVGTVLIVLAAVLVFAHKKQIILRGLPGDCSTKKTQPMEDVEEIEPYASYVQRVNSIYNY, encoded by the exons ATGAAGGAGCCGATTTGGGTTTTTGCTGCGATTTTCTTCTTGGTGTGTGAATCGTGGACTCGGGACACAG TCATCTCATCTTTCAATGTGGGAAGTGAAGTCAAGCTGAACTGCAGTGACAAGTCATGGCGGGAGATGATCTACGTCATCTGGAACTTGGAGCTGCTACACAAACAGTGCAAGATCGCCAGCACCGTCGACGGCCAACCTGAAAACACCTGCAACGACGGCAAGACGCTGCGGAACACCTCTCAGGCTCAGCAATATCTGCACATCCCACACTTCTCCAGTGACGACGTGGGACTTTACAAGTGTGAACTGGCTTTCAATGGAGGGTCCAAAACCTGCAACATCAGCGTGTCCATCACGG TTCCTCCTAGAATGTCCTCCTGGTTGGAGTGGCGTGCTGACAACACAATGGCGGCTGTGTGTAAAGCGGAGGGGGGAAAGCCGGCCGCCAAGATAACATGGAGCCACGCTGGGAACCTCTCATCCGTGGAGAAGCAGCAGAGTTTTGATGGCTTCTTCTCAGTGGAAAGTCACCTGGAGTTCCCAGAGGGCGTGGAGAATGTGGAAAATGTGACCTGCATCATCAGCCATCCGTTCTGgcagtcaaagaaaacgttgctaCCAAAGCACCCAAAAG GTCTGCCTTATAATGTGATGTTCATCCTCATAGTTGGGACAGTCTTAATAGTTCTGGCCGCCGTCTTAGTCTTTGCACACAAGAAACAAATCATACTGAG GGGTTTGCCTGGCGACTGCTCGACTAAGAAAACTCAGCCG atggaaGATGTAGAGGAAATAGAACCTTACGCCAGTTATGTACAACGTGTCAACTCAATCTATAACTATTGA
- the si:ch211-214p13.9 gene encoding cell surface glycoprotein CD200 receptor 1 isoform X1 has translation MKEPIWVFAAIFFLVCESWTRDTVISSFNVGSEVKLNCSDKSWREMIYVIWNLELLHKQCKIASTVDGQPENTCNDGKTLRNTSQAQQYLHIPHFSSDDVGLYKCELAFNGGSKTCNISVSITVPPRMSSWLEWRADNTMAAVCKAEGGKPAAKITWSHAGNLSSVEKQQSFDGFFSVESHLEFPEGVENVENVTCIISHPFWQSKKTLLPKHPKGLPYNVMFILIVGTVLIVLAAVLVFAHKKQIILRRGLPGDCSTKKTQPMEDVEEIEPYASYVQRVNSIYNY, from the exons ATGAAGGAGCCGATTTGGGTTTTTGCTGCGATTTTCTTCTTGGTGTGTGAATCGTGGACTCGGGACACAG TCATCTCATCTTTCAATGTGGGAAGTGAAGTCAAGCTGAACTGCAGTGACAAGTCATGGCGGGAGATGATCTACGTCATCTGGAACTTGGAGCTGCTACACAAACAGTGCAAGATCGCCAGCACCGTCGACGGCCAACCTGAAAACACCTGCAACGACGGCAAGACGCTGCGGAACACCTCTCAGGCTCAGCAATATCTGCACATCCCACACTTCTCCAGTGACGACGTGGGACTTTACAAGTGTGAACTGGCTTTCAATGGAGGGTCCAAAACCTGCAACATCAGCGTGTCCATCACGG TTCCTCCTAGAATGTCCTCCTGGTTGGAGTGGCGTGCTGACAACACAATGGCGGCTGTGTGTAAAGCGGAGGGGGGAAAGCCGGCCGCCAAGATAACATGGAGCCACGCTGGGAACCTCTCATCCGTGGAGAAGCAGCAGAGTTTTGATGGCTTCTTCTCAGTGGAAAGTCACCTGGAGTTCCCAGAGGGCGTGGAGAATGTGGAAAATGTGACCTGCATCATCAGCCATCCGTTCTGgcagtcaaagaaaacgttgctaCCAAAGCACCCAAAAG GTCTGCCTTATAATGTGATGTTCATCCTCATAGTTGGGACAGTCTTAATAGTTCTGGCCGCCGTCTTAGTCTTTGCACACAAGAAACAAATCATACTGAG AAGGGGTTTGCCTGGCGACTGCTCGACTAAGAAAACTCAGCCG atggaaGATGTAGAGGAAATAGAACCTTACGCCAGTTATGTACAACGTGTCAACTCAATCTATAACTATTGA